The following proteins are encoded in a genomic region of Amia ocellicauda isolate fAmiCal2 chromosome 6, fAmiCal2.hap1, whole genome shotgun sequence:
- the akap17a gene encoding A-kinase anchor protein 17A codes for MSTTIVHDTTEAVKLCPALGLYLKPIAKLTVSVALPQLKQPGKSISNWEVMERLKAMVQPDLFSALRISKSTMEFIRFEGEVENRGVVRTFLSKLDGKTIKLSGFTDILKVRAAEYKMDFPTRHDWDSFFRDAKDMNETVPGERPDTIHLEGLPCKWFAAKDSASEKPCEAALQQVFEAFGKIRNVDIPMLDPYREEMMDKNFHTFSFGGHLNFEGYVQFQEYIGFVKAMDGLRGMKLMYRGEDGKAVACNMKVTFDTTKHLSETAMKKRQMERQKLQELERQREEQKRKEKEEEERRKEEERRQRELEEEEKERKREEKLRKREQKQREREEKKNLKKVKKQQAEEQKKLHLKIALEERKLLLAQRNLESIRLIAELLSRAKAQKQQEREQREAEKAHLLQLEERRRLQEVELRRVEEEKARALELQRKERELRERLLDNLLKKGVAPEPPQGQGGATPSGAVSEDSSASVKSESRTSPAPLDAKTNGAFVKGACSSQVNGFARKARAVGENGSSPAQASDRELDRVRSSRCSREGIRHRHSSRERRRGGRMDRHGGDRDRGDGDRDRRGRSRDSSSNDSRHGPKRSHGKRDSSRQRGRGHGSRSRERSGHRRGKLDRHRGGS; via the exons ATGAGTACGACAATCGTACACGACACGACGGAAGCCGTGAAGCTGTGTCCCGCTCTGGGCCTGTACCTGAAGCCCATTGCCAAGCTGACCGTCAGCGTGGCTCTCCCCCAGCTCAAGCAGCCCGGCAAGTCCATCTCTAACTGGGAGGTGATGGAGCGGCTGAAGGCCATGGTGCAGCCCGACCTGTTCTCCGCCCTGCGCATCTCCAAGAGCACCATGGAGTTCATCCGCTTTGAGGGCGAGGTGGAGAACAGGGGCGTTGTGAGGACCTTCCTGTCCAAGCTGGATGGCAAGACCATCAAGCTCAGCGGCTTCACGGACATCCTGAAAGTGCGGGCGGCTGAGTACAAGATGGACTTCCCCACCCGGCACGACTGGGACTCCTTCTTCCGTGACGCCAAGGACATGAACGAGACCGTGCCGGGCGAGCGGCCGGACACCATCCACCTGGAGGGGCTGCCCTGCAAGTGGTTTGCTGCCAAGGACTCGGCCTCCGAGAAGCCCTGCGAGGCGGCGCTCCAGCAGGTGTTCGAGGCCTTCGGCAAGATCCGCAACGTGGACATCCCcatgcttgacccctacagggAGGAGATGATGGACAAGAACTTCCACACCTTCAGCTTCGGAGGGCACTTGAACTTTGAGGGCTATGTCCAGTTCCAGGAGTATATCGGCTTCGTCAAGGCCATGGACGGCCTGAGGGGGATGAAGCTGATGTACAGAGGGGAGGATGGGAAGGCGGTGGCATGCAACATGAAG GTGACATTTGACACGACGAAGCACCTGAGCGAGACGGCCATGAAGAAGCGCCAGATGGAGCGCCAGAAACTGCAGGAGCTCGAGCGACAGAGAGAAGAACAGAAACggaaagagaaagaggaggaggagagacgcAAGGAAGAGGAGAG GAGACAGcgggagctggaggaggaggagaaggagaggaagagggaggaaaAGCTGAGGAAGCGAGAGCAAAAGCAGAGGGAGCGCGAGGAGAAGAAGAATCTGAAGAAGGTGAAGAAGCAGCAGGCGGAGGAGCAGAAGAAGCTGCACCTGAAGATCGCTCTGGAGGAGAGGAAGCTCCTGCTGGCCCAGCGCAACCTGGAGTCCATTCGACTCATTGCCGAGCTGCTCAGCCGGGCCAAG GCCCAGAAGCAGCAGGAGCGCGAGCAGCGGGAGGCCGAGAAGGCCCATCTGCTGCAGCTGGAGGAGCGCCGGCGGCTGCAGGAGGTGGAGCTGCGGCGCgtggaggaggagaaggcaCGGGCCCTGGAACTGCAGCGCAAGGAGAGGGAGCTCAGAGAGAGGCTGCTGGACAACCTGCTGAAGAAGGGCGTGGCCCCGGAGCCGCCGCAGGGCCAGGGAGGGGCCACGCCCAGTGGCGCTGTTTCCGAGGATTCCTCGGCTTCGGTGAAGTCGGAGAGCCGAACCAGCCCGGCTCCGTTGGATGCCAAGACCAACGGGGCCTTCGTGAAGGGGGCGTGTTCGTCCCAGGTGAACGGTTTCGCTCGTAAGGCCAGAGCCGTGGGGGAGAACGGCAGCTCTCCGGCCCAGGCCTCCGACAGGGAGCTGGACCGGGTCCGATCGAGCCGCTGCAGCCGGGAAGGGATCCGCCACCGGCACTCCAGCAGAGAGAGGAGGCGTGGGGGCCGCATGGACCGCCACGGGGGCGACCGAGACCGGGGGGACGGCGACCGGGACCGGAGGGGGCGCAGCCGGGACTCCAGCAGCAATGACAGCCGGCACGGCCCCAAACGGAGCCACGGCAAGAGGGACTCCAGCCGGCAGCGGGGCCGCGGGCACGGCAGCCGCAGCCGCGAGAGGAGCGGCCACCGGAGAGGGAAGCTGGACCGCCACCGCGGCGGGAGCTAA